A genome region from Lujinxingia vulgaris includes the following:
- a CDS encoding YiaA/YiaB family inner membrane protein has protein sequence MEHPTIQKDTNAWIFQVWASFLLASTITVTGIAYLPVDLWMKGFLLMGVLFTLGSAFTLSKTVRDNHEAQRLINRVSDAKAEKILREFEMRDVA, from the coding sequence ATGGAACATCCGACGATTCAAAAAGACACCAACGCGTGGATCTTTCAGGTCTGGGCGTCCTTTCTGCTGGCGTCGACGATCACCGTTACCGGCATCGCCTACCTGCCGGTGGACCTGTGGATGAAGGGCTTTTTGCTGATGGGCGTGCTCTTTACGCTGGGCTCGGCGTTTACGCTCTCCAAGACCGTTCGCGATAACCACGAGGCCCAGCGGCTTATCAACCGGGTCAGCGACGCCAAGGCCGAGAAGATCCTGCGGGAGTTTGAGATGCGCGACGTGGCCTGA